One segment of Carya illinoinensis cultivar Pawnee chromosome 13, C.illinoinensisPawnee_v1, whole genome shotgun sequence DNA contains the following:
- the LOC122292856 gene encoding transcription repressor OFP4-like, with product MGNHKFRLSDMMPNAWFYKLKDMSRKTRKHNSSHPSERKPPPSTTTTESHEPQFSHPRCSYYSTESTIADKFSISSKHSKASETHFPDPPRRSSKRRTNRKTIYKPSPRLVTSSVSAGCSCPATLDSIWTEHSPFQSPTYSVSPNDSPTISTIHESLLLSDSESEEWAAPDSFELRSCSSSCNCGVCSSSTDIIIDMNNESFTREVKNIDGFHSISNLDLPPILTRPMKSDHRTIEATKFRGSSKLEEMETRQLLSVKTVKRERIRTQKEHKSNPLVRRSAANSAGIRLRANSPRLASRKIRAHARKSVSSRNRSLSGSFAIVKSSVDPQTDFRDSMVEMIVENNIRASKDLEDLLACYLSLNSNEYHGLIVKAFEQIWLDMAGLRL from the coding sequence ATGGGCAATCACAAGTTTAGATTGTCAGATATGATGCCAAATGCCTGGTTTTACAAGCTCAAAGACATGAGCAGAAAAACCAGGAAGCATAACTCCTCTCATCCCAGTGAAAGAAAACCACCACCCTCCACGACCACCACAGAATCACATGAACCGCAGTTCTCACATCCAAGGTGCTCTTATTACTCGACAGAATCCACCATTGCCGATAAGTTCTCCATTTCATCTAAGCACTCAAAAGCCTCAGAAACTCATTTCCCTGATCCACCAAGAAGATCATCTAAGAGAAGAACCAACAGAAAAACAATTTACAAGCCTTCTCCTAGACTTGTCACCTCCTCTGTCTCTGCTGGCTGTAGTTGTCCTGCCACGCTCGATTCAATTTGGACTGAGCACAGTCCATTTCAGTCTCCAACTTACTCAGTCTCCCCTAATGACAGCCCCACTATCTCTACCATCCATGAATCTCTTCTTCTATCTGATTCAGAGTCTGAAGAATGGGCTGCTCCTGATTCATTTGAGCTACGGTCGTGTTCAAGCTCTTGTAATTGTGGAGTTTGTTCTTCATCTACTGATATTATCATTGATATGAACAACGAATCCTTTACGAGGGAAGTGAAGAATATAGATGGGTTTCATTCGATTTCAAATCTCGACCTTCCTCCAATTTTGACAAGGCCAATGAAATCTGATCATAGGACCATTGAAGCAACCAAGTTTAGAGGCTCATCTAAACTGGAGGAGATGGAAACACGCCAGTTGCTATCTGTCAAAACTGTCAAGAGGGAAAGAATTAGGACTCAAAAGGAGCATAAATCCAATCCTCTTGTTCGAAGGTCCGCTGCTAATTCTGCAGGTATAAGACTTAGAGCCAATTCTCCAAGACTTGCAAGCAGGAAGATTCGAGCTCATGCCAGAAAGAGCGTGTCCTCAAGGAATAGAAGCCTATCAGGGAGCTTTGCCATTGTCAAGTCCTCAGTGGATCCACAGACAGACTTTAGAGATTCAATGGTGGAGATGATTGTCGAAAACAATATCCGGGCATCAAAGGATTTGGAAGACCTACTTGCTTGTTACCTGTCACTCAATTCTAACGAGTACCACGGTCTCATTGTGAAGGCGTTTGAACAAATCTGGCTTGACATGGCTGGCCTCCGTTTGTAA
- the LOC122292857 gene encoding transcription repressor OFP17-like translates to MPTQPPFLQQHSAFKSLEMTLKALPAFGSKLLNPCRKFLRVFKFRIRKPVFIRALRARPHRTKAEKSPPKNRITALLTGYRSIRKSKEMDRVRELSNGHSGRREGQLFPSPITAAYMKATRAGKREASDDEDVEDACRSFENYLVEMIAKEGKVRDLMDVEELLHCWKSLKSPVFIDLVCRFYGELCKDLFSTKDEESDGP, encoded by the coding sequence ATGCCCACCCAGCCTCCGTTCCTTCAACAGCACTCAGCATTCAAATCATTAGAGATGACACTCAAAGCATTACCTGCCTTTGGATCCAAGCTTCTAAACCCATGCAGAAAATTCCTTCGAGTCTTCAAATTTAGAATCAGAAAACCAGTCTTTATAAGAGCTCTTCGAGCTCGTCCTCACCGTACCAAAGCAGAGAAAAGTCCACCAAAGAATCGAATAACTGCATTACTAACAGGCTACCGCTCAATTAGGAAGTCAAAAGAGATGGATAGAGTAAGGGAGCTTTCAAATGGACATAGTGGAAGGCGGGAAGGACAGCTCTTTCCATCACCTATCACCGCGGCTTATATGAAAGCTACAAGGGCTGGCAAAAGGGAAGCTTCAGATGATGAAGATGTGGAAGATGCATGCAGGAGTTTTGAGAACTACTTGGTGGAGATGATTGCAAAAGAAGGGAAAGTAAGGGACTTGATGGATGTGGAGGAGCTTCTCCATTGCTGGAAGAGTCTAAAGAGTCCTGTTTTCATTGACTTGGTTTGCAGATTCTACGGAGAACTATGCAAGGACTTGTTTTCCACCAAGGATGAAGAAAGTGATGGTCCTTAA
- the LOC122290884 gene encoding protein GRAVITROPIC IN THE LIGHT 1-like: MEHATTKSSKPFSNISDIVSKFAKLCKLRSLGVVPPENANQQKNHLHHHNPKNNTSPLREDSSAASEETKCDGEKVHPQPIEVLSRSNVYGDREVMMLFDTVSALKFAYVQLQEAHIPYKPEKIIAADELVVAQLEALRKIKHAYKEKQFAKKAKFNSSASSQLQVEIEFVERLLEDLKSQVKAKNSEILHVRQELQELELGNNGLVEKIRQVSLEKKNTRVLSTTTLEDAFNVASKSIHDFAKPIISLMKASGWDLDLAAKSIAGAVVYSKRSHKKYAFEAYIARRMFYGIRLKSYSVDAIMRLDDPIDALTAYPNSEFAEFCRKKYLLVIHPMLEASFFGNLDHRTFVLSGKHPRTPFYQIFAKMAKWVWAFQGIAASIDPKAKMFTVGRGSLFSNVHMESVEEGMEGAAVADEKYAIPVVGLMVMPGFKIGETLVRSRVYLSDLKSSLGKC; encoded by the coding sequence ATGGAACATGCAACCACTAAATCCTCCAAGCCCTTCTCAAACATATCCGACATTGTCTCCAAATTTGCAAAACTTTGTAAACTGAGATCTCTTGGTGTCGTACCCCCTGAAAATGCTAATCAGCAGAAAAaccacctccaccaccacaACCCCAAAAACAATACTTCCCCATTGCGTGAGGATAGCAGTGCCGCTTCTGAAGAGACAAAATGTGATGGAGAAAAAGTTCATCCTCAGCCCATTGAAGTTTTGAGCAGAAGCAATGTGTATGGCGACAGGGAGGTCATGATGTTATTTGACACAGTTTCAGCTCTCAAATTTGCTTATGTTCAGCTTCAGGAAGCTCATATTCCATATAAACCAGAAAAGATTATAGCTGCTGATGAACTTGTTGTGGCCCAGCTTGAAGCACTTCGCAAGATTAAGCATGCCTATAAAGAGAAGCAATTTGCAAAGAAAGCAAAGTTTAATTCCTCTGCCTCCAGTCAATTGCAAGTCGAAATTGAATTTGTTGAGAGGCTGTTGGAAGACTTAAAGTCTCAAGTCAAAGCTAAAAATTCTGAGATTCTTCATGTGCGACAAGAGCTGCAGGAACTGGAGTTGGGGAATAATGGATTGGTTGAGAAGATCAGGCAAGTAAGCCTGGAGAAGAAGAATACGAGGGTTTTGAGCACTACCACACTGGAAGATGCTTTCAACGTTGCTTCCAAGTCCATTCATGATTTTGCAAAGCCAATAATTAGCTTGATGAAAGCTTCAGGTTGGGATCTAGATCTGGCAGCAAAATCAATCGCAGGTGCAGTTGTTTATTCCAAAAGGTCCCACAAGAAGTATGCATTTGAAGCTTACATAGCACGGAGAATGTTTTATGGTATCAGGCTTAAATCCTATAGTGTGGACGCTATTATGAGGTTGGATGATCCAATTGATGCTCTGACAGCATATCCAAATTCTGAATTTGCGGAATTCTGTAGAAAAAAGTATCTATTAGTAATCCATCCAATGCTGGAAGCATCATTCTTTGGAAATCTTGATCATAGGACATTTGTGTTAAGTGGCAAGCATCCCAGGACACCATTCTACCAAATATTTGCAAAAATGGCAAAGTGGGTCTGGGCTTTTCAAGGCATTGCAGCTTCAATAGATCCCAAAGCAAAGATGTTTACTGTCGGCAGAGGTAGTTTATTCTCAAATGTGCATATGGAATCTGTTGAAGAGGGTATGGAAGGTGCAGCTGTGGCCGATGAAAAATATGCTATACCTGTAGTTGGGCTTATGGTCATGCCTGGTTTTAAAATCGGAGAGACATTAGTGAGGTCTCGGGTGTATCTTTCAGATCTGAAATCATCACTTGGTAAATGCTAG